A portion of the Corynebacterium heidelbergense genome contains these proteins:
- a CDS encoding SURF1 family protein, whose amino-acid sequence MATTRKPRTSRGGWRSFFTPGWALTVVLVIAFSYLAFSVLAPWQLGKNERRSASNDRLSSAVTKDPVPVTDVLPRDGSSAGEGAEWTHVKLQGHFIPDAEVLLRNRPVNSTPAFHILTPFAVDGGPNILVDRGWVESKNGSEVPEFAPTSAKPTTVTGFVQMPETAQPGSEATSGHHRLVNSIDPKNIGQTSGLALAADYIQLDDGSAHALATQSAQRGETGQEVRPIPLPQLDAGPYLSYGIQWIAFGIIAPLGLGWFVYSELRERRREREEREALGGAAEYLGGAGQPGVADQPGVASPAEYGATDGELREPGVREKSAHDAATELKLQDRYGTQRKPSRFGRSKTPGNEERF is encoded by the coding sequence ATGGCAACAACCCGCAAGCCCCGAACGAGCCGAGGAGGATGGCGGAGCTTCTTCACCCCCGGATGGGCCCTCACGGTCGTACTCGTCATCGCCTTCAGTTACCTCGCTTTCAGCGTGCTCGCCCCCTGGCAACTAGGCAAAAATGAGCGGAGGTCCGCCAGCAACGACCGGCTGTCCTCGGCGGTGACCAAGGATCCGGTGCCCGTGACGGACGTGCTACCGCGCGATGGCAGCAGCGCGGGGGAGGGGGCAGAGTGGACCCATGTGAAACTCCAGGGGCACTTCATCCCGGACGCCGAAGTGCTGCTGCGCAACCGGCCGGTGAACTCCACCCCGGCGTTCCACATTCTCACCCCGTTTGCGGTTGATGGTGGCCCAAACATCCTCGTCGACCGCGGTTGGGTGGAAAGCAAAAACGGTTCAGAAGTACCGGAATTCGCTCCCACGAGCGCCAAGCCGACGACCGTCACCGGGTTCGTCCAGATGCCCGAGACCGCACAGCCCGGTTCCGAAGCGACCAGTGGGCACCACCGCTTGGTGAATAGCATCGACCCTAAGAATATCGGCCAGACCAGCGGGTTAGCACTCGCGGCGGATTACATTCAACTAGACGACGGTAGCGCCCACGCCCTGGCCACCCAGTCCGCCCAGCGGGGGGAGACCGGGCAAGAAGTGCGGCCCATTCCACTCCCGCAGCTCGACGCGGGGCCGTATCTGTCCTACGGCATTCAGTGGATCGCCTTCGGCATCATCGCGCCGCTGGGGCTGGGGTGGTTCGTCTACTCCGAGCTGCGGGAGCGTCGGCGCGAGCGGGAGGAGCGCGAGGCTCTGGGCGGGGCTGCCGAATACCTCGGTGGTGCAGGACAGCCCGGCGTCGCGGACCAACCCGGGGTCGCATCGCCCGCGGAATACGGAGCGACGGACGGGGAACTCCGGGAGCCGGGTGTCCGGGAAAAGTCAGCCCACGACGCCGCAACCGAGCTGAAGCTGCAGGATCGTTACGGTACGCAGCGCAAGCCTAGTCGCTTCGGGCGCTCCAAAACCCCCGGTAACGAGGAAAGGTTTTAA
- a CDS encoding HAD hydrolase-like protein, whose product MQKILLIDVDGTLIDSYPGIRESFIEGLEAVGARVPGEDVLRHIPGPPMIENYRDLGLEGEDLSTAMDTYISSQRSGAWKNCEVFPGIPELLRTWRDEGFILATATSKAESSAQRVLEHFDLLGYFHVLGAAEEADKPGRSRQKKDDVIEHTLGLLRDVEGAPLVGGEVDPSQVLMIGDRKHDLEGAKKFGIQAALVTWGYGSEEEHAAAAFTARDAEELGGVVDEFSQETNTHAAGTPAAVTRVTAG is encoded by the coding sequence GTGCAAAAGATTCTGCTAATAGACGTAGATGGCACCCTCATTGATTCCTACCCCGGTATCCGGGAGAGTTTTATCGAGGGGCTCGAGGCCGTTGGGGCGCGGGTTCCGGGCGAGGATGTACTGCGCCACATACCGGGCCCACCGATGATTGAAAACTACCGGGATCTTGGCTTGGAGGGGGAGGATTTGAGCACCGCCATGGACACTTACATCTCCAGCCAACGCTCGGGCGCGTGGAAGAACTGCGAGGTCTTCCCCGGCATCCCCGAGCTGCTGCGCACGTGGCGGGACGAGGGGTTCATCCTGGCGACGGCCACGAGCAAGGCCGAATCCTCCGCGCAGCGGGTGCTCGAGCACTTCGACCTGCTCGGCTACTTCCACGTTCTCGGGGCCGCGGAGGAGGCCGACAAGCCCGGCCGTTCCCGCCAGAAGAAGGACGATGTTATCGAGCACACCCTCGGGCTGCTCCGAGACGTCGAGGGGGCCCCGTTAGTGGGCGGAGAGGTGGATCCCAGCCAGGTGCTCATGATCGGGGATCGTAAGCACGACCTGGAGGGGGCAAAGAAGTTCGGCATCCAGGCTGCCCTCGTGACCTGGGGATATGGCTCCGAGGAAGAGCACGCCGCAGCCGCATTTACCGCCCGGGATGCTGAGGAGCTCGGTGGCGTCGTTGATGAATTTTCCCAGGAGACCAACACCCACGCGGCCGGAACACCGGCCGCGGTGACCCGGGTGACGGCTGGTTAA
- a CDS encoding Nif3-like dinuclear metal center hexameric protein encodes MPAETSQVTVADVVAAMDRAYPPHLAEDWDAVGLICGDPGEAVSSVAFALDCTDAVAERAIELGADMLVVHHPLLLRGVTGVPADHPKGQIIHRLIREGVALFAAHTNADAARPGVNDRLAELLGITPGAPLRPIEEPMDKWGFTVPPENAEEVKQALFAGGAGTIGHYEHASAQHPVTGQFRPMVAAQPHTGRAGELETVEELRVEFVAPKRLREKLRQTLKRTHPYEEVAYDVLTTHTGTADLGIGRVGELDRDMSLREFSQRVAERLPRTAWGIRAAGDPDARVRTVAVASGAGDSFLDTVRRLGVDCFVTSDLRHHPVDEHLRAGGCPVIDTAHWASEFPWCEQAAGVVQKETGARTTVIDLVTDPWTIHEEK; translated from the coding sequence GTGCCAGCAGAAACATCGCAGGTCACCGTCGCGGATGTGGTTGCCGCCATGGACCGTGCCTATCCTCCCCACCTCGCGGAGGACTGGGACGCCGTCGGACTCATCTGCGGGGACCCAGGCGAGGCCGTCTCCTCCGTGGCCTTCGCGCTGGACTGCACCGATGCTGTGGCCGAGCGCGCCATCGAGCTCGGCGCAGACATGCTGGTGGTTCATCACCCACTTTTGTTGCGCGGGGTCACCGGAGTTCCCGCCGATCACCCGAAGGGCCAGATCATCCACCGCCTCATCCGCGAGGGCGTGGCACTGTTCGCCGCGCACACCAATGCGGATGCCGCCCGCCCCGGGGTCAACGACCGCCTGGCGGAATTGCTGGGCATCACCCCCGGCGCACCACTGCGGCCCATCGAGGAACCCATGGACAAGTGGGGCTTCACCGTTCCACCGGAAAACGCCGAGGAGGTCAAGCAAGCCCTGTTCGCCGGCGGTGCCGGCACCATCGGCCACTACGAGCACGCCAGCGCACAACATCCCGTCACCGGCCAGTTCCGGCCAATGGTGGCGGCACAACCGCACACGGGCCGCGCGGGGGAGTTGGAAACCGTCGAGGAACTCCGTGTTGAATTCGTGGCCCCCAAACGCCTGCGGGAAAAGCTGCGCCAGACCCTCAAGCGCACCCACCCCTACGAGGAGGTGGCCTACGACGTGCTCACCACCCACACCGGCACCGCGGACCTCGGCATCGGGCGGGTCGGGGAACTGGACCGCGACATGAGCCTGCGGGAATTCTCCCAGCGCGTTGCCGAGCGGTTGCCCCGAACCGCGTGGGGTATCCGTGCCGCTGGGGACCCCGACGCGCGGGTGCGCACTGTGGCCGTGGCCAGTGGGGCCGGGGATAGCTTCCTCGATACGGTCCGCCGTCTCGGCGTGGACTGTTTCGTCACCTCCGACCTGCGCCACCACCCCGTCGACGAGCACCTTCGCGCCGGGGGGTGCCCCGTCATCGACACGGCCCACTGGGCCAGTGAGTTCCCCTGGTGCGAGCAGGCTGCTGGCGTCGTACAAAAAGAAACCGGAGCACGCACAACGGTGATTGATCTGGTGACCGACCCGTGGACCATACACGAGGAGAAATGA
- a CDS encoding zinc ribbon domain-containing protein — protein MMHCTPEQRRALATLASSSEQLTILSARIVELPERKEYESAKQDIIESRNEAARNRAEQRQEKQDLERMRQDVAKLAERKKADVKALSAEIDREKRRELKYDLAAAETRLEELQSRLQHMEHTHNLFHEPVEVEEHEDLSEASEKLARAESALRADITAAEARVASAREQLPQEILEAYDAQEREHGVGAAPLHGRTCQGCFMELDTASMKMVRHTTINEIPRCPECGVFLLVDAT, from the coding sequence ATGATGCACTGCACCCCCGAACAACGCCGCGCGCTGGCTACCCTCGCCAGCAGCAGTGAGCAGCTAACCATCCTCAGCGCCCGGATTGTGGAGCTCCCCGAGCGCAAGGAGTACGAAAGCGCCAAGCAGGACATCATCGAGTCCCGCAACGAAGCGGCCCGCAACCGTGCCGAACAGCGCCAGGAAAAGCAGGACCTCGAACGTATGCGGCAAGACGTCGCCAAGCTCGCGGAGCGGAAGAAAGCCGACGTCAAAGCCCTATCCGCCGAGATTGACCGCGAGAAGCGCCGGGAGCTCAAGTATGACCTCGCCGCAGCGGAAACGCGCCTGGAGGAACTGCAGAGCCGACTGCAGCACATGGAGCACACCCACAACCTCTTCCACGAACCGGTTGAGGTTGAGGAGCACGAGGACCTCTCGGAAGCCAGCGAGAAACTGGCCCGCGCCGAATCCGCGCTGCGGGCCGATATCACCGCCGCCGAAGCCCGCGTGGCCAGCGCCCGCGAACAACTGCCGCAGGAGATCCTGGAGGCCTATGACGCGCAGGAGCGAGAGCACGGGGTTGGCGCGGCCCCGCTGCATGGCCGGACCTGCCAGGGTTGCTTCATGGAGCTGGATACCGCCAGCATGAAGATGGTGCGGCACACCACCATCAACGAAATCCCGCGGTGCCCGGAGTGCGGGGTGTTTCTTCTTGTGGACGCCACCTAA
- a CDS encoding bifunctional RNase H/acid phosphatase, whose amino-acid sequence MVQQKGRGTDVKLIVNTDGGSRGNPGIAGAGAVVYAEDGTELAARWDYLQRGTNNVAEYRGLIGGLELAGRVAQRLGERAETADVSVRMDSKLLVEQMNGRFKIKNAALKELAQQAQGIRRGLGNVTFEWVPRAENKRADELANRAMDRRESGSEGPDGPRREKPEQRETARPTPAKQRPTQLLLLRHGENPLSVEGRFAGVSNPELTERGHRQAELAGAYLAKRFAVDAIVASPMIRARQTAEHVARACAIPPASIDSDPDLREIDFGRWEAKTFREVREQHAEEFTAMMADPSQAPHGGESVDALYRRVTQAMARIAADHAGRTVAVVTHMMPIKSMVRCCLGSDASVYRRTHLDLASLTVVRLAGRPTLMLMNDAHYLEDLD is encoded by the coding sequence TTGGTTCAGCAGAAAGGTCGTGGAACGGACGTGAAGCTCATCGTCAACACCGACGGGGGCAGCCGGGGGAACCCGGGCATCGCGGGGGCCGGTGCCGTGGTGTACGCGGAGGACGGTACGGAGCTCGCGGCCCGGTGGGACTATCTTCAGCGGGGCACCAACAACGTGGCGGAGTACCGGGGGCTCATCGGCGGCTTGGAGCTGGCCGGGCGGGTTGCCCAGCGGCTGGGCGAGCGGGCCGAGACGGCGGACGTGAGCGTCCGGATGGATTCGAAACTGCTGGTGGAGCAGATGAACGGCCGGTTCAAGATCAAGAACGCCGCGCTCAAGGAGCTCGCCCAACAGGCCCAGGGGATCCGGCGGGGGCTGGGCAATGTCACCTTCGAGTGGGTGCCGCGCGCGGAGAACAAGCGGGCCGATGAGCTGGCCAATAGGGCTATGGATCGACGTGAGAGTGGGTCGGAAGGCCCGGATGGCCCTCGGCGCGAGAAGCCGGAGCAGCGGGAGACCGCGCGGCCTACGCCGGCTAAGCAGCGGCCCACGCAGTTGCTGCTGCTGCGGCACGGTGAGAATCCGTTGAGTGTGGAGGGTCGATTCGCCGGCGTTTCCAACCCCGAGCTCACCGAACGCGGGCATCGGCAGGCCGAGCTCGCCGGAGCGTACTTGGCCAAACGCTTTGCCGTGGATGCGATTGTGGCCTCCCCGATGATCCGCGCCCGGCAGACGGCTGAGCACGTCGCGCGGGCATGTGCGATCCCCCCGGCGAGCATCGATAGCGACCCCGACCTGCGCGAAATCGACTTTGGGCGGTGGGAGGCGAAGACCTTTCGCGAGGTTCGTGAGCAGCATGCCGAGGAGTTCACCGCCATGATGGCCGATCCTTCCCAAGCTCCACACGGAGGGGAATCTGTGGACGCCCTTTACCGGCGCGTGACCCAGGCGATGGCGCGCATTGCCGCGGATCACGCGGGTCGCACGGTGGCGGTGGTGACCCACATGATGCCCATCAAGAGCATGGTTCGGTGCTGCCTGGGAAGCGACGCTTCCGTGTACCGACGCACCCACCTGGACCTAGCGAGTCTGACGGTGGTCCGGTTGGCCGGTCGGCCCACACTGATGCTGATGAACGACGCCCACTACCTGGAGGATCTCGACTAG
- a CDS encoding RNB domain-containing ribonuclease translates to MKLFAAALSYRDIHTEFGLPEKFPPDVTEEAARAQDLYPDGRKECTEVPFVTIDPPGSMDLDQAVHIESLAGVGGGDAAGGGWRVRYAIADVAAFVTPGGALERESLRRGQTVYLPDGSVRLHPPELSEGSASLLPDQVRPAVVWDMNVRPDGEVDSFDVYRATVRSVARFDYAGVERDRLAGQLHPAIEDLPAVGRARMSSDKRRNAINLRLPSISVEPEESIPHTAARTYRLSIDPREPMNDYNAEVSLMAGMCAAAMMVRAGRGLVRTLPPASPKQLAGFDTAAAALGFHRAQESVGELLNRVDASSPQGMALMRDAQGLLRGASYYAFGVGDSSQRGSKSAASGDAADVPIHAGVGGHYAHVTAPLRRLVDRYAMEICLAIASGKPEPDWVVRGYQQVVETMGFSTSLANKVDRACLDLTEAVALQPWVGHNFAAAVLHAAKETADVFISEPPVTAPCSGRPAEGSQTDVTLVSADAKQRSVRFAWPAD, encoded by the coding sequence ATGAAGCTTTTCGCCGCCGCCCTGAGCTATCGCGATATCCACACCGAATTCGGCCTCCCGGAGAAGTTCCCCCCGGATGTGACGGAGGAGGCCGCTCGCGCCCAGGACCTTTACCCGGACGGGCGAAAGGAATGCACCGAGGTGCCCTTCGTAACCATCGATCCTCCCGGATCCATGGACTTGGACCAGGCGGTGCACATCGAGTCACTCGCCGGTGTCGGCGGTGGGGACGCTGCTGGCGGTGGATGGCGGGTCCGATATGCCATTGCCGACGTCGCCGCGTTCGTAACCCCAGGCGGCGCCCTCGAGCGGGAGTCCTTACGCCGCGGGCAAACCGTGTACTTGCCGGATGGATCCGTGCGCCTGCATCCGCCGGAGTTGTCCGAGGGCTCCGCCTCCCTGCTGCCCGATCAGGTGCGGCCAGCGGTGGTGTGGGACATGAATGTGCGCCCGGATGGGGAAGTGGACTCCTTTGACGTGTACCGGGCGACGGTGCGTTCTGTGGCGCGCTTCGATTACGCCGGGGTGGAGCGGGACCGGCTGGCCGGGCAATTGCATCCGGCAATCGAGGACCTGCCCGCAGTGGGAAGAGCCCGCATGTCTTCCGATAAGCGCCGCAACGCCATCAACCTCCGGCTCCCCAGCATCTCTGTGGAGCCGGAGGAAAGCATCCCGCACACCGCCGCCCGCACCTACCGGCTGAGCATCGACCCACGCGAGCCGATGAACGATTACAACGCGGAAGTCTCCCTCATGGCCGGGATGTGCGCCGCCGCCATGATGGTGCGGGCCGGCCGCGGCCTGGTGCGAACCCTGCCCCCGGCCAGCCCGAAGCAGCTCGCGGGCTTCGATACGGCCGCCGCCGCACTGGGTTTCCACCGCGCCCAGGAGTCCGTAGGGGAGCTACTCAACCGCGTGGATGCTTCCTCCCCGCAGGGCATGGCTCTCATGCGTGATGCCCAGGGCCTACTACGCGGGGCCTCCTACTACGCCTTCGGAGTAGGGGATAGCTCCCAACGGGGCTCCAAATCGGCGGCTTCTGGTGACGCGGCGGACGTGCCCATCCATGCCGGCGTTGGGGGCCACTACGCCCACGTCACCGCCCCGCTGCGCCGACTCGTCGACCGCTATGCCATGGAAATCTGCCTGGCCATCGCCTCGGGAAAACCGGAGCCAGACTGGGTCGTCCGGGGCTACCAGCAGGTCGTAGAGACCATGGGATTCTCCACCTCCCTGGCGAACAAGGTGGACCGCGCCTGCCTGGACCTCACGGAGGCCGTGGCGCTCCAACCGTGGGTGGGGCACAACTTCGCCGCGGCTGTCCTACATGCGGCCAAGGAGACAGCGGACGTGTTCATTTCGGAACCACCGGTCACCGCGCCGTGCTCCGGGCGTCCTGCAGAAGGCAGCCAGACCGATGTGACCTTGGTCAGTGCGGACGCTAAGCAACGTAGCGTGCGTTTCGCTTGGCCCGCCGACTAG
- the panB gene encoding 3-methyl-2-oxobutanoate hydroxymethyltransferase — protein MPSAPQQAQPAQSGSAGTGQPQPTANTPAPRPEPSGYLVPTKQVRLADLQAKKRDRTPWAMLTAYDYSTARAFSQAGIEVLLVGDSAANVVFGYPSTQQVSLEEMCYLAAGVVRGAGNSFVIVDLPFGTYEASDEAAVSSATEMLRRSGAHAVKIEGGQRMAPRIAALKQAGLVVCAHVGFTPQSVNTLSGYRVQGRGDSGAQALLSDVSAVVEAGADLVVLEMVPADVARQVTERFPIPTVGIGAGPHCDAQVLVWHDMVAFPQDGHRPRFAKQWAEVGADLVGAASAFKREVAEGSFPAEEHSF, from the coding sequence ATGCCTTCTGCCCCGCAGCAAGCCCAACCCGCGCAATCCGGTTCGGCGGGAACCGGCCAGCCCCAGCCCACGGCGAACACACCCGCCCCCCGCCCGGAGCCGTCCGGCTATCTCGTGCCCACCAAACAGGTCCGGCTCGCGGATCTACAGGCCAAGAAGCGGGATCGGACCCCCTGGGCCATGCTCACGGCCTACGATTACTCCACCGCCCGGGCCTTTTCCCAGGCAGGCATCGAAGTGCTCCTCGTGGGGGATTCCGCCGCCAACGTCGTCTTCGGGTATCCCTCTACCCAGCAAGTTTCCTTGGAGGAAATGTGCTACCTGGCCGCCGGTGTGGTTCGCGGTGCCGGGAACAGCTTCGTCATCGTGGACTTGCCGTTCGGAACGTACGAGGCTTCCGACGAAGCGGCAGTGTCCTCTGCCACGGAGATGCTGCGCCGCAGCGGGGCTCACGCCGTCAAGATCGAAGGGGGCCAGCGGATGGCTCCGAGGATCGCGGCGCTGAAACAGGCTGGGTTGGTCGTGTGCGCCCACGTTGGTTTCACCCCGCAATCCGTCAATACCCTCAGCGGCTACCGGGTCCAGGGGCGCGGCGATTCCGGGGCTCAGGCTCTGCTCTCGGATGTCTCGGCCGTCGTCGAGGCCGGGGCGGACCTTGTCGTGCTGGAGATGGTGCCCGCCGATGTGGCCCGACAGGTCACCGAGCGCTTCCCCATCCCCACTGTCGGCATCGGGGCAGGGCCGCACTGCGATGCGCAGGTGCTGGTCTGGCACGACATGGTGGCCTTCCCCCAGGACGGGCATCGCCCCCGGTTTGCTAAGCAGTGGGCTGAGGTCGGCGCGGATCTCGTTGGCGCTGCGAGTGCGTTCAAGCGCGAGGTTGCCGAGGGGTCCTTCCCCGCTGAGGAGCACAGCTTCTAA
- the glnA gene encoding type I glutamate--ammonia ligase, whose translation MSRQQEYVLRTLEERDIRFVRLWFTDIQGYLKSVAVAPAELEGAFAEGIGFDGSAIEGFSRISESDTIASPDPSTFQILPFNTEQDGFLSARMFCDITTPDGQPSWADPRQVLRRQMKAAGQAGFTCYVHPEIEFFLVRSVETDGYPPVPADSGGYFDQAVTDEAPNFRADAINSLERMGISVEFSHHETAPGQQEIDLRFADALSMADNVMSFRYLIKQVARRNGVRATFMPKPLSDHAGSAMHTHLSLFEGDENAFHDPDDEYRLSTTAKSFIAGILEHSCEISAVTNQWVNSYKRLTSGDEAPRAASWGASNRSAMIRLPMYTQNKAASRRVEVRTPDSACNPYLTYAVLLAAGLKGIQEGYELSAPAEVDVSMMTRRERMAAGYKDLPADLDHALRAMEKSELVADALGEHVFEFFLRNKWREWHEYQSQITPWELRSNLEF comes from the coding sequence ATGAGTCGCCAACAGGAATACGTCTTGCGCACCCTCGAAGAGCGAGACATTCGCTTCGTCCGGCTGTGGTTCACCGATATTCAGGGCTATCTGAAATCCGTGGCCGTCGCCCCGGCCGAGCTCGAGGGAGCCTTTGCCGAGGGGATCGGGTTCGACGGCTCCGCTATCGAGGGGTTCTCCCGCATTTCGGAGTCCGACACAATCGCCTCCCCGGATCCGAGCACCTTTCAGATCCTCCCCTTCAACACGGAGCAGGACGGCTTCCTGTCGGCCCGCATGTTCTGCGACATCACCACCCCTGACGGCCAACCGTCCTGGGCCGATCCGCGGCAGGTGCTGCGCCGCCAGATGAAAGCGGCCGGGCAGGCGGGGTTCACCTGCTACGTGCACCCGGAGATCGAGTTCTTCCTGGTCCGCAGCGTGGAGACGGATGGCTACCCCCCGGTTCCGGCGGATTCCGGCGGGTACTTCGACCAGGCGGTCACCGACGAGGCCCCGAATTTCCGCGCAGACGCGATCAACTCGCTGGAGCGGATGGGCATTTCCGTCGAATTTTCCCACCACGAGACCGCGCCGGGCCAGCAGGAGATCGATCTGCGGTTCGCCGATGCGCTGTCGATGGCGGACAACGTCATGTCCTTCCGCTACCTCATCAAGCAGGTGGCCCGGCGCAACGGGGTGCGGGCGACATTCATGCCCAAGCCCTTAAGCGACCATGCCGGTTCGGCGATGCACACCCACCTGTCCCTGTTCGAGGGCGATGAGAACGCCTTCCACGACCCGGACGATGAGTACCGTCTGTCCACGACCGCCAAGTCCTTCATCGCGGGCATCCTCGAGCACTCCTGCGAGATCTCTGCGGTGACCAACCAGTGGGTCAACTCCTACAAGCGCTTGACCAGCGGGGATGAGGCCCCACGCGCGGCCTCTTGGGGGGCCTCCAACCGCTCGGCGATGATCCGCCTACCCATGTACACCCAGAACAAGGCCGCCTCCCGCCGGGTGGAGGTCCGCACCCCGGACTCCGCCTGCAATCCCTACCTGACCTACGCGGTGCTGCTGGCTGCGGGCCTCAAGGGCATCCAGGAGGGGTACGAGCTCTCCGCCCCGGCTGAGGTGGATGTGTCTATGATGACCCGCCGCGAGCGTATGGCCGCCGGGTACAAGGATTTGCCGGCGGACCTCGATCACGCCCTGCGGGCTATGGAGAAGTCCGAGCTGGTGGCCGATGCCCTGGGCGAGCACGTCTTCGAGTTCTTTCTGCGTAACAAGTGGCGCGAGTGGCACGAGTACCAGTCCCAGATCACCCCGTGGGAACTGCGCAGCAACCTGGAGTTCTAA